From Vibrio artabrorum, a single genomic window includes:
- a CDS encoding DUF2802 domain-containing protein, translating to MFEALPLSPVALISGVGVFTLFIVILISKVKRAIQKQLDKSRLQVGHLEKELQKSSKQLLEVRSVVVGLGQKVTEQQDLIKHLNERIVELEHADTDGRLYTRATKMVQLGAGINELIEECELPKAEAELMMSLQNKLTGKEKIPSLRSDPSSFKDQPAVTHDRKGPSRRR from the coding sequence ATGTTTGAAGCGCTTCCTTTAAGCCCTGTCGCTCTGATATCAGGCGTTGGGGTTTTTACGTTATTCATCGTGATTTTGATTAGCAAAGTAAAACGTGCGATTCAAAAGCAGCTCGATAAGTCACGCCTGCAAGTTGGTCACTTGGAAAAGGAGCTTCAAAAATCAAGTAAGCAATTGCTTGAGGTTCGCTCTGTGGTGGTTGGCCTTGGTCAAAAAGTAACGGAACAACAAGATCTGATAAAGCATCTGAATGAACGTATTGTTGAGTTGGAACATGCGGACACTGATGGACGTTTGTACACACGTGCAACGAAAATGGTTCAGCTAGGCGCTGGGATTAACGAATTGATCGAAGAGTGTGAGTTGCCTAAAGCAGAGGCTGAGCTAATGATGTCGTTACAGAATAAGCTGACAGGCAAAGAAAAAATCCCTTCGTTGAGAAGTGATCCCTCCTCGTTTAAAGATCAACCCGCGGTCACTCATGATCGTAAAGGCCCATCTCGACGTCGTTGA
- a CDS encoding chemotaxis protein CheW produces MSHMSEVEVRKDQTNDEVLQWVTFQLEEETYGINVMQVREVLRYSEIAPVPGAPDYVLGIINLRGNVVTVIDTRSRFGLMQGEITDNTRIIVIESERQVIGILVDSVAEVVYLRSSEIDTTPSVGTDESAKFIQGVSNRDGKLLILVDLNKLLSEDEWDEMAHL; encoded by the coding sequence ATGTCTCATATGAGTGAAGTTGAAGTAAGAAAAGATCAAACAAATGATGAAGTACTTCAATGGGTGACATTCCAACTGGAAGAAGAAACGTACGGCATCAACGTCATGCAAGTGCGTGAAGTACTGCGTTACAGCGAAATTGCTCCAGTACCGGGTGCTCCAGATTACGTTTTGGGTATTATCAACCTACGTGGTAACGTTGTGACTGTTATCGACACTCGCTCTCGCTTTGGTTTGATGCAAGGTGAAATCACAGACAATACTCGTATCATCGTTATTGAATCTGAGCGTCAAGTCATCGGCATCCTAGTCGATAGCGTTGCTGAAGTGGTTTACCTACGTTCTTCTGAAATCGACACAACGCCAAGTGTCGGCACGGATGAAAGTGCTAAGTTCATTCAAGGTGTCAGCAACCGTGATGGCAAGCTGCTTATCTTAGTAGATCTAAACAAACTACTAAGCGAAGACGAATGGGATGAGATGGCTCACCTGTAA
- a CDS encoding chemotaxis protein CheW: protein MSVNNELTETRQSLSSEQALDDYFTSLLGEENSEPDAFFVDQSIELSQPEEPEPEPEPEPEPEPEPEPEPEPEPEPEPEPEPQLTNHYSTYAELRSAEFDVPNLEDVQRLLSRLEATNVVDELNLDELMDQNTQKIAQQADMQMFDATVESVQVFEEPEIQDWNLPEPDLSIAEESPVESQQIEELQAEPLETEQVEFKAVESKLDAPEPETVIEPETQAGGADQLTSWESTVRTEDFQVLYFDVNGVTFAVPLDELGGIHRLEELSHIIGKPAWYLGLQTKHDSQLDVVDTAKWVMSEKLSNDEYKENYQYIVMLGESLWGLAGTELKGTELLNSDKVRWRETAGKRPWLAGMVKEKMCALIHVEALIAMLNAGLDVKALS, encoded by the coding sequence ATGAGCGTGAATAACGAATTAACAGAGACACGACAAAGTCTATCGAGTGAACAAGCGCTGGATGATTATTTCACTTCGCTATTGGGCGAAGAAAATAGTGAACCGGATGCGTTTTTTGTTGACCAGTCTATCGAACTGTCTCAACCTGAAGAGCCAGAGCCAGAGCCAGAGCCAGAGCCAGAGCCAGAGCCAGAGCCAGAGCCAGAGCCAGAGCCAGAGCCAGAGCCAGAGCCAGAGCCAGAGCCACAATTGACGAATCATTATTCGACTTATGCAGAACTGCGTTCCGCTGAGTTTGATGTGCCTAATCTTGAGGATGTTCAAAGGTTACTGAGTCGTTTAGAAGCGACTAATGTTGTTGATGAACTGAACCTCGATGAGTTGATGGATCAGAACACCCAGAAAATCGCCCAGCAAGCAGACATGCAAATGTTTGATGCCACGGTTGAGTCTGTTCAAGTGTTTGAAGAGCCGGAGATTCAAGATTGGAATCTTCCAGAACCTGATTTATCCATTGCTGAAGAGTCACCTGTTGAATCGCAGCAAATTGAAGAGTTACAAGCTGAACCGTTAGAAACGGAACAAGTAGAATTTAAGGCTGTTGAGTCGAAACTTGACGCTCCTGAGCCAGAGACCGTTATTGAACCTGAAACTCAAGCAGGAGGTGCTGACCAGTTGACCTCTTGGGAAAGTACGGTTCGCACAGAAGACTTTCAAGTCTTGTATTTTGATGTAAACGGCGTGACCTTTGCGGTGCCACTTGATGAGCTTGGCGGCATCCATCGCCTTGAAGAGTTAAGTCATATTATTGGTAAGCCAGCTTGGTATTTGGGCTTGCAAACCAAGCATGACAGTCAACTCGATGTGGTTGATACAGCCAAGTGGGTGATGTCAGAAAAGCTATCGAATGACGAATATAAAGAAAACTATCAATATATAGTGATGCTTGGGGAAAGCTTATGGGGGCTTGCGGGCACCGAGCTTAAAGGTACCGAACTGCTGAATTCAGATAAAGTACGTTGGCGAGAAACGGCAGGCAAACGTCCATGGCTCGCTGGTATGGTTAAAGAAAAAATGTGTGCTTTGATTCATGTTGAAGCACTAATCGCTATGCTCAATGCAGGGCTAGATGTAAAAGCATTAAGCTAG
- a CDS encoding ParA family protein, producing the protein MIVWSVANQKGGVGKTTTTVTLAGLLALKGHRVLLVDTDPHASLTTYLGYDSDTVESSLFDLFQLREFTAQTVRPLLLQTEVEGIDIIPAHMSLATLDRVMGNRSGMGLILKRALVALQSDYDYVLIDCPPILGVMMVNALAASDRILIPVQTEFLAMKGLERMIRTLSIMQKSRKTPFKVTIIPTMYDKRTRASLQTLTQLKDDYPNQVWTSAVPIDTKFRDASLKRLPASHFASGSRGVFAYKQLLIYLERLAINERE; encoded by the coding sequence ATGATTGTTTGGAGTGTTGCAAACCAAAAAGGTGGTGTTGGTAAAACGACTACGACCGTGACTCTAGCAGGTTTACTTGCGTTGAAGGGGCACCGTGTTCTGTTGGTTGATACTGACCCACATGCATCACTGACCACCTATCTGGGTTACGACTCAGATACGGTGGAATCGAGCCTGTTTGATCTGTTCCAGTTGCGTGAGTTTACCGCGCAGACGGTAAGACCTTTGCTTTTACAAACGGAAGTCGAAGGTATTGATATTATTCCTGCACATATGTCATTAGCGACATTAGATCGTGTGATGGGAAATCGAAGTGGTATGGGATTGATCTTGAAGCGCGCTTTAGTGGCTTTGCAAAGTGACTATGACTACGTGCTTATTGACTGTCCGCCCATTCTGGGTGTCATGATGGTCAATGCTTTGGCGGCGAGTGATCGTATTTTGATTCCTGTACAGACTGAGTTTTTGGCAATGAAGGGCTTAGAGCGCATGATTCGCACTTTATCCATCATGCAGAAGTCTCGTAAAACACCGTTTAAAGTGACGATTATACCGACGATGTACGATAAACGGACCAGAGCATCACTACAAACACTCACTCAGCTTAAAGATGATTACCCGAACCAAGTTTGGACATCTGCCGTACCGATTGATACCAAGTTTCGAGATGCGAGCTTAAAACGTTTGCCAGCCTCTCACTTTGCGTCGGGTAGTCGCGGTGTATTTGCTTATAAACAATTGCTTATTTATCTTGAGAGGTTAGCGATAAATGAGCGTGAATAA
- a CDS encoding protein-glutamate methylesterase/protein-glutamine glutaminase, with the protein MAIKVLVVDDSSFFRRRVSEIINSEARLEVIDVAVNGKEAVEKAKKLRPDVITMDIEMPVMDGITAVREIMAASPTPILMFSSLTHDGAKATLDALDAGALDFLPKKFEDIARNRDDAVALLQQRVIQIAAKRAFMRRAPIAPRATATTSTSTPLRQPITAATSVAKPTVAATAKFRASGKKYQLTAIGTSTGGPVALQKILTHIPAHYPHPIVLVQHMPATFTAAFANRLNSLCKIEVREAQDGDMLKAGVAYLAPGGKQMMVDGRAGSARLRIIDGGDRMNYKPCVDVTFGSAAKIYGDKVLSMILTGMGADGREGSRMLKTAGSTIWAQDEDSCVVYGMPQAVAKAGISTEDLPLDRIAERILVEVGLA; encoded by the coding sequence ATGGCGATTAAAGTATTAGTTGTTGATGATTCGAGTTTTTTTCGACGTCGCGTTAGTGAGATCATCAACTCAGAGGCTCGCCTAGAAGTCATCGATGTAGCAGTAAACGGCAAAGAGGCCGTTGAGAAAGCCAAAAAGTTAAGACCCGATGTTATTACGATGGATATTGAAATGCCGGTCATGGATGGCATCACCGCTGTTCGTGAAATTATGGCCGCGTCGCCTACGCCTATTTTGATGTTTTCATCGTTAACACATGATGGTGCGAAAGCAACATTGGATGCTTTGGATGCAGGTGCTCTCGACTTCTTACCTAAGAAGTTTGAAGACATCGCACGTAACCGCGACGATGCAGTTGCATTGCTTCAACAGCGCGTAATTCAGATTGCTGCAAAGCGTGCATTTATGCGTCGTGCTCCTATTGCGCCGAGAGCGACAGCAACGACTTCAACTTCAACGCCATTACGCCAACCAATAACAGCCGCTACTTCGGTTGCTAAACCTACAGTTGCGGCGACAGCGAAATTCAGAGCTTCAGGTAAGAAGTATCAATTAACTGCCATTGGTACTTCGACTGGCGGCCCTGTTGCACTACAGAAAATTTTGACGCACATTCCGGCTCATTATCCACATCCGATTGTGTTGGTTCAGCATATGCCTGCTACGTTTACTGCCGCTTTTGCTAACCGTCTGAACAGCCTATGTAAGATTGAAGTTCGTGAAGCGCAAGATGGAGATATGTTGAAAGCTGGTGTGGCGTATCTTGCTCCGGGTGGTAAACAGATGATGGTGGATGGCAGAGCCGGTTCGGCACGTCTAAGAATTATCGATGGCGGCGACCGCATGAACTACAAGCCTTGTGTGGATGTCACATTCGGCTCTGCTGCAAAGATCTACGGCGACAAAGTGTTGTCTATGATACTGACCGGTATGGGCGCAGATGGTCGAGAAGGTTCGCGTATGTTGAAAACTGCGGGCTCGACGATTTGGGCACAAGATGAAGATAGTTGTGTTGTATATGGTATGCCTCAAGCGGTAGCAAAAGCGGGCATTTCTACTGAAGACCTACCTCTCGACCGCATTGCGGAAAGGATCTTGGTTGAAGTTGGCTTAGCTTAG